One window of Stigmatopora nigra isolate UIUO_SnigA chromosome 14, RoL_Snig_1.1, whole genome shotgun sequence genomic DNA carries:
- the arl3l1 gene encoding ADP ribosylation factor like GTPase 3, like 1, with protein MGEAPKVSGAIQPKGLLSVIEKLKGSSEQEVRIVLLGLDNAGKTTLLKSLASEDVNTITPTQGFNIKSVASHGMKLNVWDIGGQRKIRTFWKKYLENTDLLIYVIDSADKKRFEETGLELSELIEEENLKGVPVLIFANKQDLATASPASEIAEGLNLHTYRDREWQIQACSAVSGEGVQDGMNWICNNIMNRKK; from the exons ATGGGAGAGGCGCCGAAGGTCAGCGGAGCCATCCAACCCAAG GGCTTACTCTCCGTCATTGAGAAATTGAAGGGGAGTAGCGAGCAGGAAGTTCGAATTGTTCTTCTGGGCCTGGATAATGCCGGCAAAACCACTCTGCTCAAGAGCCTTGCCTCCGAGGATGTTAACACCATAACACCTACACAG GGCTTTAATATCAAAAGTGTGGCTTCTCATGGCATGAAACTTAACGTTTGGGATATTGGAGGGCAAAGGAAGATCAGAACTTTCTGGAAAAAGTATCTGGAGAACACGGATCTGCTG ATTTACGTTATTGACAGCGCGGACAAAAAGCGATTTGAGGAAACCGGACTG GAATTGTCGGAGCTGATCGAAGAGGAGAATCTGAAAGGCGTCCCGGTGCTCATCTTTGCCAACAAGCAAGACCTGGCCACGGCGTCGCCGGCCAGCGAGATCGCCGAAGGGCTCAACCTGCACACGTACAGGGACCGCGAGTGGCAGATTCAGGCCTGCTCGGCGGTGTCCGGGGAAGGAGTTCAG GATGGCATGAACTGGATTTGCAACAATATCATGAATAGGAAAAAGTGA